From the genome of Solanum pennellii chromosome 6, SPENNV200:
AACCAATATAGCCACAAGCCcagtgctttttttttttaaaatctagtTTCTTGAAAATCTGAGTATAACTACGCATTTGTATTTGATAATGTGAATTGTTGTATAATTAGGCATGCAATAGTGGAGGAATTGTGTGGACTGGGAGCCACTGTGCATACGTGTGCCCGGAATGAAGATGAGCTTGGAACATGTTTGAGGAGCTGGAAAGATGAGGGCTTTACAGTTTCTGGTTCCTTATGTGATGTGTCTTCTCAAGTTGATCGCCAAAACTTAATGGAGGTTGTTTCGTCTACATTCAATGGGAAGCTCGACATTCTTGTAGGTATCTTTCTTTTTGATTGTTTATTCTCGTAGGTATTTGATGAGCTTAAGCACTTCTTAGAAGCTTTATATTTCAATGATATCTCTGTGGAGGACTTGGAGGCTAAggaaaagtttttcttttaaaattgtgACTGTCTTGAGCCTAATGGATATCATTTAATCGACCTCAACCAGTTGGAACAAATagatgatttatggaaagtttTTTTATCTTCCACAAGATGATTGTCTCATAAGATGTTTCTAGAAAGCTTACAGATAACTATCCTTTACCACCAAGAAATCCTAGAGGCTCAATGGTGTGCGGTTCAAATTTCTTTGGATAATTGTTCCAGATTAGCACCAGAGTATGTATGACTGTTGCCGGTGCATATAGAACTCATATACCAAAATTAGATTGATAATTGGGTTAATTTGCAAGAGATGCAGCTGAATTATTTTTCAGTGTCGAACCTAGAAATAATTTGGCAAACTGGCATTTCTCCAGCAGCCTGTAAGAAAAAGCTAATTGAGTAAGAGGTTTTGTGGTATAGGGATCATTGTTGGATAATACATTGCATCATATATCTCTTTTCTCCTCAAGTTATACATGATGTCGGATCAACTAATCATTCATAATGTTGGACCTGGCACTTCagtgttaaaataaatatctttgACGTATGATGCATCTAGCTTCATTGGATGGATTGCATGCACTAATAGATGAACTAATTGGCTTTCTTTCATTGCTCAGTAGATAAACAACGCGGGGACCAATATTCGCAAAGCTATGGTGGATTTTACTGCTGAAGAGTTTTCCAGCGTCATGGCAACAAATTTTGAATCTGTTTTCCATCTGTGTCAGCTAGCCTATCCCCTTCTGAAAGCATCCGGGGCTGGAAGTGTTGTGTTCACTTCCTCTGTCTCAGGTTTTGTCTCATTGAAATCTATGTCTTTACAAGGAGCAACAAAAGGTATAATCTTCCCTTTTTCCTTTCAAGTCTTTATGGTTGATAGAGAGAAACGATGATGAAATATCATCTTTTCCACTTGAATGTTGTCCACAGGAGCAATTAATCAACTTACAAAATATTTGGCATGCGAGTGGGCTAAAGACAACATCAGGAGTAATGCTGTTGCTCCTTGGTACATCAAAACATCCATGGTGGAGCAAGTAATTCCATACTTTCTTCTCTTCAGTACTCCATGGTTATCTTTGATAAACTGCGTATTTTAGGTATTCTCTGTGGTTGGCTTTGGTCTCTAGTACATGCATCGTATTTTGTCTAAGGGACCAGCATCATTAGAGTGTCGTATGtttgttattttcctttttgttgAGGTTCATATTTAAGAGTATTTATATGCTTTTATTGTTGGGAAAACATGGACTAACACAAAAATACATATGGTCAAATGATAGAAATAAATGGGAATATAATGACACCAAAAATTTTACATGGAAACccttctaaataagggaaaaaccacgggccaagaggagaaactaatatcactatagtaaggaattttacattgtttagtcacgaatacaattgTCAACGttactactacacactcaaaaggaataAAAGTCTTTTGATTTCCACCTTAcaaaaatatcgctcacactctatttttcttcatagactatttttcttatatagtctatgaaaaacttcactttgctctcaaaatatattttttttctctttaacttGGTGTGTGCTAGAAATGAGCGaaaatgctctatttatagaaggagaaaACCATGCCTATGTTACTAATGACATAGGCAAATGTAACAAAGTTCAAaaggttgcaaatcttaccaatttgccaaccaccaaatcttttattttcaactcttaTCACTCTTCCTTTTTATACTTATAGTAATTGTATAGCAAAGTCGTTGGGATTTTCTGGATGTTGAAGAAGATGATGGAAAATCAAAGTGGTTGCAGAACCCAATCCCTTGCGGTCTGACAATGGAAAAGTGTataattctaaaaaatttaacaaattttgTGAGGAAGCAAGTATTACTCATCAGTTCGTTGTTCCATATACtccacaacaaaataaaattagtgaAAGAAGGAACCGATATATAATGGAGATGATGCGGTGCATATTGCATGAAAAAGAGTTGTCAAAAAGTTTTTGGGTTGAGGCATAATATAACATTATTTCTTCAAAACCTGCTTCCCACTAAAGCATTGCAGAATGAAATTGCATTCAAGGCTTGGAATGGATTCAAACCATCCCTAAACTTcagtaaaatatttgtttttgtttgtttctttcatttgccGCCAGTTAAAAGAGACAAACTTGATGAAAAGGCAGTTCGTGAAATCTCTGTGGTTTATAGCTTATCCTCCAAGGCTTACGAAGTATTAACTCACAAACAAGGAAGACGATTGTCAGTAGAGATGTGCACTTTTTTGACAAAGAGAAATGGGACTGGAAGGACAATCAACTTTCAGTCAAAGTGTCAGAGGAGCAAGCATCCGATCAATGGCAAAATGAGTTAGTGGATGATCCTCCGATTAGAGGTACAAGACTACTCTCTATTACCTAGTAATGTGGCAATTTGTGAGCCTACGGGGCATGAGGAAGCGCTTCAAGATAAACAATGGAGAAACTCTATGGAGCATGGGATGCTAATGAACAAGAAAAACAATACTAGGGAGTTAGTTGACATACCGAAAGATAGGATGGTCATTGGACTAAAATGAGTGTTTAGAACCAAGCTTAGTTTTGATAGTTCTATCAataaatacaaggctaggctTGTTTTCAAGAAATATGCCCAAATATTTGGTGTTGATTACTCAAAAACCTTTCTCCAGTAGCCCGATTGGATACGATTAGACTGTTGCTAGTAATAGTAGCACAAAAGGGCTTGAAAGTGTTCCAGCTAGATGTGAAATATGCTTTTTTAAATGGTGTACTGCAGGAAGAAATTTATGTAGAGCAGCCCGAGGGTTTCATTGAGcaagtaaaagaagaaaaagtatgtTTGGTTAGAAAGACTCTTTAAGcttaaaacaagctccaagaGTGTGGTCTAGCAGGATTGATGATCACTTGTTGAGTTCGGGGTCTGTAGGAAGTGTATCTGATGTTAATCTTTATTTCAAACATAAATGAATTGATCTTTTCATTGTtccatttatgttgatgatctcTTGGCGATGGGAAAGATTGTGTGGCTGGTTGAAGAGTTTAAGGAGTGCAAGTCTTTGAGATGA
Proteins encoded in this window:
- the LOC107023765 gene encoding tropinone reductase homolog At2g29260, chloroplastic-like, with amino-acid sequence MWGSVLVLQVPSPSLKFKFQIPKPRNWAWMNKYSSIRCAGKVNRWSLDGMNALVTGGTRGIGHAIVEELCGLGATVHTCARNEDELGTCLRSWKDEGFTVSGSLCDVSSQVDRQNLMEVVSSTFNGKLDILINNAGTNIRKAMVDFTAEEFSSVMATNFESVFHLCQLAYPLLKASGAGSVVFTSSVSGFVSLKSMSLQGATKGAINQLTKYLACEWAKDNIRSNAVAPWYIKTSMVEQVLSNKDYLQEVYDRTPLGRLGEPSEVSSLVGFLCLPASSYITGQIICVDGGMSVNGFYPHHD